In bacterium, one genomic interval encodes:
- a CDS encoding TonB-dependent receptor — protein sequence MKRCLTTFSSVITLLLLTSLAWAGTGKISGTILDANGDAIIGAAVQVMETKQGASVLNPDGSYVILGIAPGVYTVRVSSLGYGTKEIREVEVGSDRTATVNATLLDEAIQIGEVEITTQRKKTVQLDVAGKENRLTGAELQNFGGGQVATIIAKQPGFKVDPDGGLHVRGGRDSEARYEVDGISKNDALYNSSKRLINTSALNVEEIEILTGGDASTGGYQSALIRVTTPEGKMDAYNGTIEYRSDRVFDNYSFDQDQYDYAFSGPVPFVKELFNLKENKLSFFTSGTAKLSNTYTPYAINRDATDYLALGFDIPERQSNDFSTFWKLTYKLDAARKLNLSYTREHSLWDIYPDGEAAIVGNYGWQYKYDVANRPYSRNIRDSYNLQYQHNVSQTTFYELSVSRFKTATKVQPRGKNPDEFTLDTEVEDARIVTSGGFGGGGGGTDVNSNGIPDGYRDANGDGQYNGEGEGYDDNNENGRWDRGEDWVDLNGNGVFDQAEPWVDRANSQGLNNPGVYDSWDPFVDQNGNGRWDDAEPQLAEQDWNGNGTWDGERFQDANGNGRYDGFGEGYDDRNTDGKIDKKTNYATEEDTGEGLLDGDFVYDTGEPFIDSPDEDGVFNGEYDAGEVFLDLPTGATIGGRLTPTRNGRYDGPNNLFDDYELFTIPASLTYGMDPRLPVVYTWANLLENFPAGEPEWLNLGFDENLMPMYFHYIDGRSTWINRTTADMAQPIFDLPNFQADEGESFSDYNQNGVWDPQPDDFLNPGQWDETAFWQDRRSVEYSTKFDLTSQVNKFHELKSGLELRYRELDMQSIQNPDLPYDNPDFPLPDGSPYPDRGGTRDFYEHKPWEGALYFQDKMEFEGLIVRAGIRSDFIVQGDGLLQQFQDQVDRGQPGALLAERGRYVIAPRLGISHPISSASKLYFNYGHYYQTPSFQYFYRSATANISPNTEIGNPNLEYEKTVSYEVGVSTEFAENWVIDVAGYYRDVYNQIGTVEERIGPLILNRYFNLGYARARGFEFSIDKKFSSMWALTANYDFSFAFGKESAAADGLLDRLNGVPENRNEHPLNWDETHRVSAFLTFMVAKDQNPKLMGLKLPSNWLSTVEFSYGSGLPYTPSNYTTGLPTNLILANSARQQATSTTDMRLDKFWELSRGLKLATGVEIFNLFNRKNVREIYSETGNATDSSHELNQNEADDGNLGKDIDHNPRNYFPPRQVLLHLKLDF from the coding sequence ATGAAGCGTTGTCTGACTACATTTTCATCCGTTATTACACTGCTGCTGCTGACATCGCTGGCGTGGGCCGGTACGGGCAAGATTTCCGGAACGATTCTCGACGCCAATGGCGACGCGATTATCGGCGCCGCCGTACAGGTTATGGAGACCAAGCAGGGTGCTTCGGTGCTGAACCCCGATGGCAGCTATGTGATTCTCGGTATTGCACCGGGCGTCTACACGGTGCGGGTTTCGAGTCTCGGTTACGGCACCAAAGAGATCCGTGAAGTCGAAGTCGGTTCGGATCGTACGGCGACCGTCAACGCGACGCTGCTCGACGAAGCGATTCAGATTGGCGAAGTCGAAATCACGACACAACGCAAGAAGACCGTGCAGCTTGACGTAGCTGGCAAGGAGAACCGCTTGACGGGTGCGGAGTTGCAGAACTTCGGCGGCGGTCAAGTGGCGACCATTATTGCCAAGCAGCCGGGCTTCAAGGTTGACCCGGACGGTGGTCTGCACGTTCGCGGCGGCCGCGATTCGGAAGCTCGCTACGAGGTAGACGGTATCTCCAAGAACGACGCGCTGTACAACAGCTCGAAGCGATTGATCAACACCAGCGCACTCAACGTTGAGGAAATCGAAATCCTCACCGGTGGCGACGCCTCGACGGGCGGCTACCAGTCGGCGCTGATTCGCGTGACGACTCCGGAAGGCAAGATGGACGCCTACAACGGCACCATCGAATATCGTTCCGACCGCGTGTTTGACAACTACAGCTTTGATCAGGACCAGTACGACTACGCCTTCAGCGGCCCGGTGCCGTTTGTTAAGGAGCTGTTCAATCTGAAAGAGAACAAGCTGTCGTTCTTCACGTCGGGTACAGCCAAGCTGTCGAACACTTACACTCCGTACGCGATCAATCGCGATGCGACGGACTACCTTGCTTTGGGTTTTGATATTCCCGAGCGTCAGTCCAACGACTTTTCGACGTTCTGGAAGCTAACCTATAAGCTCGACGCGGCGCGCAAACTCAATCTTTCGTATACGCGCGAGCATTCGCTGTGGGACATCTATCCCGACGGCGAAGCGGCGATCGTGGGCAACTATGGCTGGCAGTACAAGTACGACGTGGCCAACCGGCCCTATTCGCGCAACATCCGCGACTCGTACAATTTGCAGTACCAGCACAACGTGTCCCAGACGACGTTCTATGAATTGTCAGTCTCGCGGTTCAAGACGGCGACTAAAGTGCAGCCGCGCGGCAAGAATCCCGACGAGTTTACGCTCGATACGGAAGTTGAAGATGCGCGGATCGTCACGAGCGGCGGTTTTGGCGGCGGCGGCGGCGGAACCGATGTGAACAGCAACGGCATCCCCGACGGCTACCGCGACGCCAACGGCGACGGCCAGTACAACGGCGAGGGTGAAGGTTACGACGATAACAACGAGAACGGTCGTTGGGACCGTGGCGAAGACTGGGTGGACTTAAACGGCAACGGCGTGTTTGACCAGGCCGAGCCGTGGGTAGATCGCGCCAATTCTCAAGGTTTGAATAACCCCGGCGTATACGATTCCTGGGATCCGTTTGTGGACCAGAACGGCAACGGTCGCTGGGACGATGCCGAGCCGCAACTGGCCGAGCAGGATTGGAACGGCAACGGCACGTGGGACGGCGAGCGGTTCCAGGATGCGAACGGCAACGGTCGCTATGACGGTTTCGGCGAAGGCTATGACGACCGGAATACCGACGGCAAGATTGACAAGAAAACAAATTACGCGACTGAGGAAGACACCGGCGAAGGCCTGTTGGACGGCGATTTTGTGTATGACACAGGCGAGCCGTTTATTGACTCGCCGGACGAAGACGGTGTCTTCAACGGCGAATATGACGCGGGCGAAGTCTTCCTGGACCTGCCGACTGGCGCGACCATTGGTGGTCGCCTGACGCCGACGCGCAACGGTCGCTATGACGGCCCGAACAACCTGTTTGACGATTACGAGCTGTTTACGATTCCGGCCAGCCTGACCTACGGCATGGATCCGCGACTGCCAGTGGTCTATACATGGGCCAACCTGCTCGAGAACTTCCCGGCGGGCGAACCGGAATGGTTGAACCTCGGCTTTGACGAGAATCTCATGCCGATGTACTTTCATTACATTGATGGGCGTTCGACATGGATCAACCGGACCACGGCTGACATGGCGCAACCCATCTTTGATTTGCCGAATTTCCAGGCGGATGAAGGCGAGTCGTTTTCCGATTACAATCAAAACGGCGTTTGGGATCCTCAGCCGGACGATTTCCTGAATCCCGGTCAGTGGGACGAAACGGCGTTCTGGCAGGATCGTCGTTCGGTTGAATATTCGACGAAGTTTGACTTGACAAGTCAGGTGAACAAGTTTCACGAATTGAAATCCGGTCTGGAACTTCGGTACCGTGAGTTGGACATGCAGTCCATTCAGAATCCCGATCTGCCCTACGATAATCCCGACTTCCCGTTGCCAGACGGTTCGCCGTATCCGGATCGCGGCGGCACGCGTGACTTCTACGAGCATAAGCCGTGGGAAGGCGCCTTGTACTTCCAAGACAAGATGGAGTTTGAAGGTCTGATTGTGCGCGCCGGTATCCGGTCGGACTTCATTGTTCAGGGCGACGGCCTGTTGCAGCAGTTCCAGGATCAGGTTGACCGCGGTCAGCCCGGCGCCTTGCTGGCGGAGCGCGGCCGCTACGTGATTGCACCGCGTCTTGGTATCTCGCATCCGATTTCGTCAGCGTCGAAGCTGTACTTCAACTACGGTCACTACTATCAGACGCCGTCGTTCCAGTATTTCTATCGCAGCGCCACGGCCAACATTTCGCCGAACACCGAAATCGGCAACCCGAATCTCGAGTACGAGAAGACGGTGTCCTATGAAGTCGGCGTGAGCACGGAATTCGCGGAGAATTGGGTGATTGACGTGGCGGGCTACTACCGCGACGTCTACAATCAGATCGGTACCGTGGAAGAGCGGATTGGCCCGCTGATTTTGAATCGCTACTTCAATCTGGGCTATGCCCGCGCGCGCGGCTTCGAGTTCTCGATTGACAAGAAGTTCTCGAGCATGTGGGCGCTTACGGCGAATTACGACTTCTCGTTTGCGTTCGGCAAGGAGTCGGCGGCGGCGGACGGTCTGCTTGACCGTTTGAACGGCGTGCCGGAGAATCGCAACGAGCACCCGCTCAATTGGGATGAAACGCACCGCGTGTCCGCATTCTTGACGTTCATGGTGGCCAAGGACCAGAACCCCAAGCTAATGGGCTTGAAGCTCCCGTCGAATTGGCTTTCCACGGTGGAGTTTTCGTACGGGTCAGGCCTGCCGTATACGCCGTCGAACTACACGACCGGTTTACCGACGAACCTGATTCTGGCAAATTCTGCTCGCCAGCAGGCGACATCCACGACAGATATGCGTCTGGACAAGTTCTGGGAGCTGAGCCGTGGGCTGAAACTGGCGACGGGTGTTGAGATTTTCAATCTGTTTAATCGCAAGAATGTTCGCGAGATCTATTCTGAGACCGGTAACGCGACGGACTCGTCGCACGAGCTGAATCAGAATGAAGCGGACGATGGCAACCTGGGCAAGGACATAGACCACAATCCGCGCAACTACTTCCCGCCGCGGCAAGTGCTGCTGCATTTGAAGTTGGATTTTTAG
- a CDS encoding right-handed parallel beta-helix repeat-containing protein yields the protein MFATLRRFVPAALAALLLVWGCSDPVSNPQEAPSPYRDGEPLMSPTADLTIGPRSDKPWIITEDFVIPAGVTVTIQPGTEIMVAGLNWIDVQGVVNAVGSPEAPIIFTSANTAPDLGQWRGIKLHNPTDISRFEYCIFTYGAYFETDTLSDRGRDAQNYKGMLAINNSSPEIRHCVITQNQNNAVFVTNGSSRPVIEFCVMTRNDASGVRADSSVFPENLSISYNCIADNSAPGFILTNDNPDTSLGTRRVFGDPTEININLDSCDSHFNIDLEPLFVDPREDEFTILADYNLQSCSPCVDAGPVQGANDPDGTRADMGTVYYRQAAGELRGRLETDLTGATYRMSCDVVIPPGVTVTMAPGTKIEATGLFRFEVYGTLLAQGTASAPVELCPCLVEGDDIMSGMVFFERGDAPSLLQHVVINDYQEVVVNKAGVRFENCTFAGGFLGGVEVATGTINGDSAVVFDLCTFTEVGAYGVGSFASSAKILNTRISGSRGRGIEMSFVEDGVEITNTVVEACSATAVYMTNFSHPRIVNNTINECGYYGIHMTDNSRPTLLNNIVTRCGRFGLLAEFSSAPFIDYNDVWNNGLRDASPANYSPSTLDMGNGISADPVFTAGYRLGAGSPCENAGHPDAQYNDADGSRNDIGAWGGPRGGTVGNGLRRQLLAQR from the coding sequence ATGTTCGCAACTTTGCGCCGATTTGTTCCGGCTGCGTTGGCGGCCCTGCTTCTGGTTTGGGGCTGTTCGGATCCCGTGTCCAATCCGCAGGAAGCACCGTCACCCTATCGTGACGGTGAGCCGCTGATGTCACCGACGGCGGATTTGACGATCGGTCCGCGTTCTGACAAGCCGTGGATCATCACCGAGGATTTCGTCATTCCGGCCGGCGTTACCGTGACGATTCAACCCGGCACGGAAATCATGGTGGCCGGCCTCAACTGGATTGACGTGCAGGGTGTGGTCAATGCGGTTGGATCGCCGGAGGCGCCAATCATCTTCACGAGCGCCAATACGGCTCCTGATTTGGGCCAGTGGCGCGGCATCAAACTGCACAATCCCACCGACATCTCGCGGTTTGAATACTGTATCTTCACCTACGGCGCGTATTTCGAGACGGATACGCTTTCGGACCGCGGCCGGGATGCGCAGAACTACAAGGGCATGCTGGCGATCAATAACAGCAGCCCCGAGATTCGCCATTGCGTGATCACGCAGAATCAGAACAACGCTGTGTTTGTTACCAACGGGAGCAGCCGTCCCGTAATCGAATTTTGCGTGATGACTCGCAACGACGCTTCGGGCGTGCGCGCGGACTCCAGTGTTTTCCCGGAGAACTTGAGCATTTCGTATAACTGCATCGCGGATAACAGCGCGCCGGGTTTCATTCTGACGAATGACAATCCGGATACGTCGTTGGGCACGCGCCGGGTGTTCGGTGATCCGACGGAGATCAACATCAATTTGGACTCGTGCGACTCGCATTTCAACATCGATTTGGAGCCGCTGTTTGTGGATCCGCGTGAAGACGAATTCACGATTCTGGCCGACTATAACTTGCAGTCGTGCTCGCCGTGCGTAGACGCGGGGCCCGTGCAGGGTGCTAACGATCCGGACGGCACGCGGGCCGACATGGGCACGGTCTATTACCGCCAGGCGGCGGGTGAGTTGCGCGGCCGTTTGGAAACCGATTTGACCGGTGCGACCTACCGCATGTCGTGCGACGTGGTGATTCCCCCCGGCGTGACGGTGACGATGGCGCCGGGCACGAAGATTGAGGCGACCGGGCTGTTCCGTTTTGAAGTGTATGGAACGCTGCTGGCGCAAGGCACGGCGAGTGCTCCGGTGGAGCTGTGCCCGTGTTTAGTCGAAGGCGACGATATCATGAGCGGTATGGTTTTCTTTGAACGCGGGGACGCGCCGTCGTTGTTGCAGCACGTGGTGATTAACGACTATCAGGAAGTTGTCGTCAATAAGGCGGGAGTGCGTTTCGAGAACTGCACATTTGCGGGTGGTTTTCTGGGCGGTGTTGAGGTGGCGACGGGCACGATTAACGGCGACTCGGCGGTCGTGTTTGACCTTTGTACGTTCACCGAAGTCGGCGCGTACGGCGTCGGCTCATTCGCGTCCTCGGCGAAGATTCTTAATACGCGGATCAGCGGTTCGCGCGGTCGCGGCATTGAGATGAGCTTCGTTGAAGACGGCGTTGAGATCACCAATACGGTTGTGGAAGCCTGCTCGGCGACGGCCGTTTACATGACGAATTTCTCCCATCCGCGCATCGTGAACAACACGATCAACGAGTGCGGTTACTATGGGATTCACATGACGGACAACTCACGGCCGACGTTGTTGAACAACATCGTGACGCGTTGTGGTCGATTTGGATTGCTGGCTGAGTTTTCTTCGGCGCCGTTTATTGATTACAATGACGTTTGGAACAACGGCTTGCGCGATGCCTCGCCGGCGAACTACTCGCCGAGCACTCTGGACATGGGCAACGGCATCAGCGCCGATCCTGTCTTCACGGCGGGCTACCGGCTGGGCGCCGGTTCGCCGTGTGAAAACGCCGGGCACCCGGACGCGCAGTACAATGACGCGGACGGATCACGTAATGACATCGGTGCGTGGGGCGGCCCGCGTGGCGGGACGGTTGGTAACGGATTGCGCCGCCAGTTGCTGGCGCAGCGCTAA
- a CDS encoding PorV/PorQ family protein, with the protein MKRWRNLGLLLALMLAPSMVWAQAKVGTAGVQFLKISPSCRAVGMGEAYVSVATDASAIWHNPGALARLDKPEAIVSWIDYMAGLQYGYLGMTHPMEKWDGTFAASVSYLTTDEMKETTPERPDGTGRTFTAADLAIGASYSQMLTDKFSVGGTLKIVSEMLADESATGWAADLGTFYDTGWKSVRLAMLTSNFGPDMKFVEEEFPLPMNFTFGTSMYVLNSGDREWWNGSDSLGTHSLLAALSWSHPNDNLEVYNLGLEYGYMNTVFLRAGKKINGWNRASWDEYRDDINAGEDASGNNPFYEFPLFSRNGTFFGNGATVGAGLNLPKAGLTMDYAFTGVSFLENIHRFSLGYRFKKNLL; encoded by the coding sequence ATGAAGCGTTGGCGAAACCTCGGACTGCTCTTGGCCTTGATGCTGGCCCCCTCGATGGTGTGGGCTCAGGCGAAGGTCGGCACCGCCGGCGTACAATTTTTGAAGATTAGCCCGTCGTGCCGCGCCGTCGGCATGGGCGAGGCTTACGTCTCCGTGGCCACCGATGCCAGCGCCATTTGGCACAATCCCGGCGCGTTGGCTCGTTTGGACAAGCCGGAGGCAATTGTTAGCTGGATAGACTACATGGCAGGTTTGCAGTACGGCTATCTGGGAATGACGCATCCGATGGAGAAGTGGGACGGTACCTTCGCGGCTTCGGTCAGCTATCTGACGACCGACGAGATGAAGGAAACCACACCCGAGCGTCCCGACGGCACCGGCCGTACGTTTACGGCTGCCGATCTTGCCATCGGCGCCTCGTACAGCCAGATGCTGACGGACAAGTTCTCGGTCGGCGGCACGCTTAAGATTGTCAGCGAAATGCTGGCAGACGAATCCGCGACGGGTTGGGCGGCCGATCTGGGCACGTTCTACGACACGGGCTGGAAGAGCGTGCGGTTGGCGATGCTGACCTCGAATTTTGGTCCGGACATGAAATTTGTCGAAGAGGAATTTCCGCTGCCGATGAACTTCACGTTTGGCACCTCGATGTACGTCCTGAATAGCGGCGACCGCGAGTGGTGGAACGGTTCGGACTCGCTCGGCACGCACTCGCTTTTGGCGGCGCTGTCTTGGTCGCACCCGAATGACAACCTTGAGGTCTATAACCTCGGCTTGGAATACGGCTACATGAATACCGTGTTCCTGCGCGCCGGCAAGAAGATCAACGGTTGGAATCGCGCGTCGTGGGACGAGTATCGCGACGACATCAACGCTGGCGAAGACGCCAGCGGCAACAACCCGTTCTACGAGTTCCCGCTGTTCAGCCGCAACGGTACGTTTTTCGGCAACGGCGCGACGGTTGGCGCGGGCTTGAATCTGCCCAAGGCCGGTCTGACGATGGACTATGCCTTCACGGGCGTTTCATTTCTCGAGAACATTCACCGGTTCTCGCTTGGCTATCGCTTCAAGAAGAACCTGCTGTAA
- a CDS encoding tetratricopeptide repeat protein — protein sequence MREILRDKWFWLIAGTALLLRVWHLWHAQQNPTFWAPAVDPLWYHQAAQRVADGDFGPWPLWRAPLYPWLLGAVYALVTNDLVWARLCNIVLQLGAVVSLYVAVARHFSPVAARLAAALLAVNGMAIFFSGEILSTSLELFLSVLAAGSALELWRTRTFRSAVVFGVVWGLAALTRPNYLMVAPVALFAACWPIRARVWRTAMAGLAILLLTIAPITAANWIMGGEPVMIATQGGVNYWIGNNPAADGVSAILPGADRFWTMEQAAAIAHRETGEYLAPGALSDFYYDKGRAFQLAEPGHALQLMVRKALLFFNHFEASNNKHLTYFSAQTPGLLVLIQLNFALLLPIALLALWSARRSEARLLWVLVLAYAATVILFFIAARFRMPVVPWLCILAGVGGAGFVSLDSKPRRTALLAALLGFGIVVTNPFHAREPDEGSAHYMEGNAYLALGNLSAARTSFQTAQTDAGSRELAMLNLAVVEQRLGQADTARMILQALVTDYPQSARGWNNYGVALEQSGDSAAALAAYQHAMQSDAELRDARENYARLQLEEGKKHLRALEYQLALAPLSYSVNAWPSATAYYHLAVAYGRMGQDRQAQEQLDKALALDPNHLPSRQLKMGDFQSRADLPIPAPQPK from the coding sequence ATGCGTGAAATTCTTCGGGACAAGTGGTTCTGGCTGATCGCCGGAACGGCGTTATTGCTGCGCGTCTGGCACCTTTGGCATGCGCAGCAGAATCCGACGTTTTGGGCCCCTGCCGTGGATCCCCTGTGGTACCATCAGGCGGCGCAGCGCGTGGCAGACGGCGACTTCGGGCCGTGGCCGCTGTGGCGGGCTCCGCTCTACCCCTGGCTACTGGGTGCCGTCTATGCACTCGTCACCAATGATCTGGTTTGGGCGCGGCTGTGCAACATTGTGCTCCAGCTTGGCGCTGTCGTATCACTCTATGTCGCCGTTGCTCGCCACTTCTCCCCTGTCGCAGCGCGCCTTGCCGCCGCACTTCTCGCCGTCAACGGCATGGCGATATTTTTCAGCGGGGAGATTCTCTCGACCAGCCTTGAACTGTTTCTGTCCGTGCTCGCGGCAGGGAGTGCGCTGGAGCTCTGGCGTACGCGCACGTTCAGGTCGGCGGTAGTTTTCGGTGTCGTGTGGGGTTTGGCCGCACTGACGCGACCCAATTATCTCATGGTCGCACCGGTCGCCCTATTCGCGGCCTGCTGGCCCATCCGCGCGAGAGTCTGGAGGACGGCGATGGCGGGTCTGGCTATCCTGCTGCTCACCATCGCGCCGATCACAGCGGCCAACTGGATCATGGGCGGCGAGCCGGTTATGATCGCGACCCAAGGCGGCGTCAACTACTGGATTGGGAACAACCCAGCGGCGGATGGGGTCTCGGCAATTCTCCCCGGAGCGGATCGCTTCTGGACCATGGAACAAGCCGCAGCAATCGCCCATCGTGAAACCGGAGAGTATCTTGCCCCCGGTGCCTTGTCAGATTTCTACTATGACAAGGGGCGGGCCTTTCAACTTGCTGAACCAGGCCACGCCCTTCAACTCATGGTACGAAAGGCGCTCTTGTTTTTCAACCATTTCGAGGCATCCAATAACAAACACCTGACCTACTTCTCCGCGCAAACCCCGGGCCTTTTGGTGTTGATTCAACTGAATTTTGCGCTTTTGCTGCCGATTGCGCTATTGGCGCTTTGGTCTGCCCGGCGGTCCGAGGCCCGCTTGCTCTGGGTGCTCGTGCTGGCCTACGCGGCGACGGTGATCCTGTTCTTCATCGCGGCACGATTCCGGATGCCCGTCGTGCCATGGCTGTGCATTCTGGCGGGCGTCGGGGGTGCCGGGTTCGTCTCGCTTGATTCCAAACCCCGGCGCACTGCACTGCTTGCCGCGCTGCTTGGATTCGGCATCGTTGTCACCAATCCATTTCATGCGCGTGAACCGGATGAAGGCTCGGCACATTACATGGAGGGCAATGCCTATCTTGCGCTGGGCAATCTTTCCGCCGCGCGGACCAGTTTTCAGACTGCACAGACGGATGCCGGCTCACGGGAGCTGGCCATGCTCAACCTTGCGGTTGTCGAGCAACGGCTCGGTCAGGCGGATACGGCCCGCATGATCCTGCAGGCACTGGTAACGGACTATCCGCAATCTGCGCGCGGATGGAATAACTACGGCGTCGCGCTTGAACAATCCGGTGATAGCGCGGCAGCACTTGCCGCGTATCAGCACGCCATGCAATCCGACGCGGAGCTGCGTGACGCACGAGAAAACTATGCGCGGCTGCAACTCGAAGAGGGCAAGAAACACCTGCGCGCCCTCGAGTATCAACTCGCCCTTGCGCCGCTTAGCTATAGCGTAAATGCGTGGCCGTCCGCCACGGCCTACTACCATCTGGCCGTTGCCTACGGGCGCATGGGCCAGGACCGCCAAGCACAAGAGCAGTTAGACAAGGCGCTCGCGCTCGATCCTAATCATCTGCCTTCGCGACAGCTGAAGATGGGTGATTTCCAATCCCGAGCTGATTTGCCAATTCCAGCGCCTCAGCCAAAGTAG